A genome region from Bradyrhizobium commune includes the following:
- a CDS encoding SDR family oxidoreductase — MPRRNATAAVIGAGDFIGSEIAKKFAAEGFSIFAGRRNGEKLAPLVKDIEAAGGEIHARSLDARKEEEVIAFLNDADKHAPLEVCIFNVGANVNFPILDTTERVFRKVWEMACYSGFLAGREAARLMLPRGGGKIFFTGATASLRGGSGFAAFASAKFGLRAVAQAMARELGPKNIHVAHLIIDSGVDTAWVRERREQLWGKEALDNPDLLMPPSSVADAYWQLYQQPKSAWTFEMEIRPFGEKW; from the coding sequence TTGCCCAGGCGAAACGCGACAGCGGCTGTGATCGGAGCCGGCGATTTCATCGGCTCCGAGATTGCGAAGAAATTCGCCGCCGAGGGATTTTCGATCTTCGCCGGCCGCCGCAACGGCGAGAAGCTGGCGCCGCTGGTGAAGGATATCGAGGCGGCCGGCGGCGAGATCCATGCCCGCTCGCTCGATGCGCGCAAGGAGGAAGAGGTCATCGCCTTCCTCAACGACGCCGACAAGCATGCGCCGCTTGAAGTCTGCATCTTCAACGTCGGCGCCAACGTCAACTTCCCGATCCTCGACACCACCGAGCGCGTGTTTCGCAAGGTTTGGGAGATGGCCTGCTATTCCGGCTTCCTTGCGGGCCGTGAAGCGGCGCGGCTGATGCTGCCGCGCGGTGGCGGCAAGATCTTCTTCACCGGTGCGACCGCATCCCTGCGTGGCGGCAGCGGCTTCGCGGCGTTTGCCAGCGCCAAGTTCGGCCTGCGTGCGGTGGCGCAGGCGATGGCGCGCGAGCTTGGGCCGAAGAACATCCATGTCGCCCATCTGATCATCGACTCCGGGGTCGATACGGCCTGGGTGCGGGAGCGCCGAGAGCAGCTCTGGGGCAAGGAGGCGCTCGACAATCCCGATCTCCTGATGCCGCCGTCGTCGGTGGCGGACGCCTATTGGCAGCTTTATCAGCAGCCGAAGAGCGCCTGGACCTTCGAGATGGAGATCCGCCCGTTCGGAGAGAAATGGTGA
- a CDS encoding HlyD family secretion protein, with protein sequence MDAQIRKREPSAEQPQRAKDAPGTSPDRTHDAKGRPDKPSLRERFREHWLLATVGAIVLIAALVGGLLYWLEMRHYESTDDAFVAARSFSVASKVGGYVTDIPVTDNQHVNAGDLLARIDERDYRIAVDQAAAQVEVSKANIANIEAQIDSQQEQIKQAQAQLEQAQAQLQFSQEEFNRAEDLVEKGAGTVQRQQQTRSDLQAQQANTERAKTAVRAAQVGIKTLQAQLEGARAQVEQSQAQLDQAKLNLQYTSVVAAQSGRVVKLSGSKGTFVTAGQSLMMFVPDDVWIVANYKETQLSDMRPGQPVEIRIDAYPGRKLTGHVDSVQPGSGTAFSLLPAENATGNYVKVVQRVPVKIVVDNWPADLPIGPGMSVVPWTRVR encoded by the coding sequence GTGGATGCTCAAATCCGGAAGCGCGAGCCGTCCGCGGAGCAGCCGCAAAGGGCGAAGGACGCTCCAGGGACGTCTCCTGATCGGACGCATGACGCCAAGGGGCGGCCGGACAAGCCGTCGCTGCGCGAGCGGTTTCGCGAGCATTGGCTGCTTGCGACCGTGGGTGCGATCGTGCTGATCGCCGCGCTGGTCGGGGGTCTGCTCTACTGGCTCGAGATGCGTCACTACGAATCCACCGACGACGCCTTTGTGGCGGCGCGCAGCTTTTCGGTGGCCTCGAAAGTCGGCGGCTACGTCACCGACATTCCGGTCACGGACAACCAGCATGTCAACGCCGGCGATCTCCTCGCCAGGATCGACGAGCGCGACTATCGCATCGCCGTCGATCAGGCCGCGGCGCAGGTCGAGGTCTCCAAGGCCAATATCGCCAATATCGAGGCGCAGATCGATTCCCAGCAGGAGCAGATCAAGCAGGCCCAGGCGCAGCTCGAACAGGCGCAAGCTCAGCTTCAATTCTCGCAGGAAGAGTTCAATCGCGCGGAAGATCTGGTCGAGAAGGGCGCCGGCACCGTGCAGCGCCAGCAGCAGACCCGCTCCGATCTTCAGGCGCAGCAGGCCAATACCGAGCGCGCCAAGACTGCGGTGAGGGCCGCGCAGGTCGGTATCAAGACGTTGCAAGCGCAGCTCGAAGGTGCGAGGGCGCAGGTTGAGCAGTCGCAAGCGCAGCTCGACCAGGCGAAGCTGAACTTGCAGTACACCAGTGTTGTTGCCGCGCAATCGGGCCGCGTCGTCAAGCTGAGCGGTTCCAAGGGCACCTTTGTGACGGCCGGGCAGAGTCTGATGATGTTCGTGCCCGACGACGTCTGGATCGTCGCCAACTACAAGGAAACGCAGCTCAGCGATATGCGGCCGGGTCAACCGGTCGAGATCCGCATCGATGCCTATCCGGGCCGCAAGCTGACCGGCCATGTCGATTCCGTGCAGCCGGGCTCCGGCACCGCCTTTAGCCTGCTGCCGGCAGAGAATGCCACGGGCAATTACGTCAAGGTGGTGCAGCGCGTGCCGGTGAAGATCGTGGTCGACAACTGGCCGGCCGATCTGCCGATCGGTCCCGGCATGTCGGTCGTGCCCTGGACCAGGGTGCGATGA
- a CDS encoding PRC-barrel domain-containing protein: protein MMNQGELDRNEMGRLIGSDKVEGTSVYGADRNRIGSIERVMIDKVSGKVSYAVLGFGGFLGVGNDHYPLPWQSLKYDTELGGYVTGITARELQSAPKYGEQSEWNWGDDAAVRGINAYYGVPFA, encoded by the coding sequence ATGATGAATCAAGGCGAGCTTGACCGAAACGAGATGGGCCGGCTGATCGGCAGCGACAAGGTCGAGGGAACGTCGGTCTATGGCGCCGATCGCAACAGGATCGGCTCGATCGAACGCGTGATGATCGACAAGGTCAGCGGCAAGGTGTCCTACGCCGTGCTCGGCTTCGGCGGATTTCTGGGCGTCGGCAACGACCACTATCCGTTGCCCTGGCAGTCGCTGAAATACGACACCGAACTCGGTGGCTATGTCACAGGAATCACCGCCAGGGAGCTGCAAAGCGCGCCGAAATATGGCGAGCAGAGCGAGTGGAATTGGGGTGACGACGCGGCCGTACGCGGTATCAACGCCTATTACGGCGTTCCCTTCGCGTAG
- a CDS encoding DHA2 family efflux MFS transporter permease subunit, protein MTDVAQGGASAGGWSPERSAAGGHNPYLIAFVVSIATFMEVLDTTIANVALRHIAGGLAVGIDESTYVITSYLVANAIVLSISGWLSTVIGRKRFYMMCVATFTVASLLCGFAWNLQSLVLFRILQGLGGGGMATSEQAILADSFPPHKRGQAFAIYGVAVVVAPVIGPTLGGWITDTYSWHWVFLINVPMGLLSLVLVGTLVKEPSGAEEERAALLSKGLRVDYVGFALVAIGLGSLEYVLDEGQRNDWFGSNLIVTFAVLSAASLLALIPWELTREEPIIDLRLLGRRQFAACFLVMLGTGAVLISTTQLLPQLLQTELNYTALLAGLALSPGGVATLVLMPVVGRLVGTVQPKYLIMFGATVVAFSMWHLTGLTGDISYGYAALSRIFLAIGLPFLFLPVTTASYDGIPPDKTNQASALINVARNIGGSMGVALAQTVLAQRQQFHQSRLIEHAAPSDLGYQQTIDTMTRFFQAQGSNASDAAAQAVAWVGQTLQQQVDFLAYIDVFWTLAIIAVLMIPTAAVLRPINLGAPPRGH, encoded by the coding sequence ATGACGGACGTCGCGCAGGGTGGCGCGTCGGCCGGAGGCTGGTCGCCGGAGCGTTCGGCGGCCGGCGGACACAATCCTTACCTCATTGCCTTCGTGGTCTCGATCGCGACCTTCATGGAGGTGCTTGACACCACCATCGCCAACGTCGCGCTGCGCCACATCGCCGGCGGGCTCGCGGTCGGCATCGACGAGAGCACCTACGTCATTACCAGCTATCTCGTCGCCAATGCCATCGTGCTGTCGATCTCGGGCTGGCTCTCGACGGTGATCGGACGCAAACGTTTCTACATGATGTGCGTGGCGACCTTCACCGTGGCGTCGCTGCTGTGCGGCTTTGCCTGGAATTTGCAGTCGCTGGTGCTGTTCCGCATTCTGCAAGGCCTTGGTGGCGGCGGCATGGCGACCAGCGAGCAGGCGATCCTGGCGGATTCCTTTCCGCCGCATAAGCGCGGCCAGGCTTTTGCGATCTACGGCGTGGCTGTCGTGGTCGCGCCCGTGATCGGTCCGACGCTGGGAGGCTGGATCACCGATACCTATTCGTGGCACTGGGTGTTCCTGATCAACGTGCCGATGGGACTCCTGTCATTGGTCCTGGTCGGCACGCTGGTCAAGGAGCCGTCGGGGGCGGAGGAGGAGAGGGCGGCGCTGCTGAGCAAGGGCCTGCGTGTCGACTATGTCGGTTTCGCACTGGTCGCGATCGGGCTCGGCTCGCTCGAATACGTGCTCGACGAAGGCCAGCGCAACGACTGGTTCGGTTCGAACCTGATCGTGACCTTCGCGGTGCTTTCTGCCGCATCATTGCTCGCGCTGATCCCGTGGGAGCTGACGCGCGAAGAGCCCATCATCGATCTCCGGCTGCTCGGCCGCCGCCAGTTCGCCGCCTGCTTCCTGGTCATGCTCGGTACCGGCGCGGTGCTGATCTCGACCACGCAGCTTCTGCCGCAATTGCTCCAGACCGAGCTGAACTATACGGCGCTGCTCGCCGGCCTCGCATTGTCGCCGGGCGGCGTCGCGACGCTGGTGCTGATGCCGGTCGTGGGCCGCCTCGTCGGTACGGTGCAGCCGAAATATCTCATCATGTTCGGCGCCACTGTCGTGGCGTTCTCGATGTGGCATCTGACGGGATTGACCGGCGACATCAGCTACGGCTATGCGGCGCTGTCGCGCATCTTCCTGGCGATCGGTCTTCCGTTCCTGTTCTTGCCGGTGACGACCGCGTCCTATGACGGTATTCCGCCCGACAAGACCAACCAGGCCTCGGCGCTGATCAACGTCGCCCGCAACATCGGCGGCTCCATGGGCGTGGCGCTGGCGCAGACGGTCCTGGCTCAGCGCCAGCAATTCCACCAGAGCCGCCTGATCGAGCACGCCGCGCCGTCCGATCTCGGCTACCAGCAGACCATCGATACAATGACGCGCTTTTTCCAGGCGCAAGGCTCGAACGCGAGCGATGCGGCCGCGCAGGCGGTGGCCTGGGTCGGCCAAACCTTGCAGCAGCAGGTCGACTTCCTGGCCTATATCGACGTGTTCTGGACGCTTGCAATCATCGCCGTGCTGATGATTCCGACTGCCGCGGTGCTGCGCCCGATCAATCTCGGCGCGCCGCCGCGGGGCCACTGA
- a CDS encoding HAMP domain-containing protein, with the protein MSDLDPGTASRSGRRVPKPKINGTSEPDSRQELLLALQAMRSGDFSVRMSGDYLGIDGKIADTFNEIIAANQRMAQQLELVGQVVGREGKTRQRVKFGLASGSWADMEGSVNTLIDDLLWPTREVTRAVAAVAQGDLLQTVKLDVDGRPLRGEFLQSANIVNTMIKQLGVFTSEVTRVAREVGTEGKLGGQAQVPEVTGVWKDLTESVNSMANNLTNQVRNIAEVTIAVANGDLSKKITVDVRGEILQLKEAINTMVDQLRSFASEVTRVAREVGTDGKLGGQAIVPGVAGTWKDLTDSVNAMCGNLTAQVRNIANVTTAVARGDLSRKITVDVRGEILELKDTINTMVDQLNSFASEVTRVAREVGTEGKLGGQAQVPGVAGTWKDLTDNVNFMASNLTAQVRNIADVATAIAGGDLSKKITVNVSGEILQLKETLNTMVDQLNAFAGEVTRVAREVGTEGRLGGQANVLGVAGTWKDLTESVNSMASNLTAQVRNIAEVTTAVAGGDLSKKITVDVRGEILELKDTINTMVDQLNAFAGEVTRVAREVGTEGKLGGQAVVRGVGGTWKDLTDSVNSMASNLTGQVRNIAEVATAVAKGDLSKKITVNVSGEILQLKETLNTMVDQLNAFAGEVTRVAREVGTDGKLGGQADVPGVAGTWKDLTDSVNSMAGNLTAQVRNIAEVATAIAGGDLSRKITVDVRGEILQLKDTLNTMVDQLNRFAGEVTRVAREVGTEGRLGGQANVPGVAGTWKDLTDSVNSMAGNLTAQVRNIAEVTTAVARGDLSRKITVDVKGEILELKNTINTMVDQLNAFAGEVTRVAREVGTEGKLGGQAEVQGVAGTWKDLTDNVNFMASNLTAQVRNIAEVATAIAGGDLSKKITVDVRGEILLLKDTLNTMVEQLRSFAAEVTRVAREVGTEGRLGGQAVVPGVGGTWKDLTDNVNLLAANLTTQVRNIAEVTTAVARGDLSRKITVDVKGEILELKNTINTMVDQLNAFAGEVTRVAREVGTEGELGGQAQVPGVAGTWKDLTDTVNFMAANLTEQVRGIVKVVTAVANGDLKQNLTVKSKGEVAALADTINNMTETLATFADQVSSVAREVGVEGRLGGQADVPGAAGTWKDLTGNVNLLAANLTSQVRAIAEVATAVTKGDLTPSIQVDARGELAELKDNINTMITNLRLTTDVNTEQDWLKTNLAKFTNMLQGQRDLATVGRLLLTELSPLVNAHTGVIYQVESEDNPQLLLLASYAGDGVYPYQRVLQFGEGLVGQCALDRRPRVVAEIPSDVVPINSALIRVAPKNLVVLPVLFEGQVKAVIELASLASFTTSQMTFLEQLTDSIGIVLNSIEATMQTEGLLKQSQQLAGELQTQQRELQQTNDQLEQKAQQLAERNVEVERKNQEIEQARRALEEKATELALTSKYKSEFLANMSHELRTPLNSILILGQQLTDNPDGNLSAKQVEFARTIHGAGTDLLNLISDILDLSKIESGTVTVDAEEILTANLLETVGRPFRHEAENRNLSFKIDVDPNLARSIVTDSKRLQQVLKNLLSNAFKFTGEGEVRLKVAGALGGWGTDHPVLNSAPVVIAFEVSDTGIGIPLEKQKLIFEAFQQADAGTSRKYGGTGLGLAISRELASLLGGEIHLRSAPGKGSTFTLYLPLKYSGPTLAPRANPAPQQYNQPPALQPATTAPDRAIEQLPDDRLNLEPGDSILLIVEDDPHYARVLVDLARDKGFKVLVAARGAEALELAKQYQPRAVSLDVFLPDMLGWTVLSQLKHNPLTRHIPVQIITLDEDRQHALARGAFSFVNKPTTTEGVAAALTQIKEYARPRRKRLLIVEDNEAEQLSIRELLHHDDIEIVTTDTGAGALSTLREAPCDCVVLDLRLPDMSGFEVLDQIRHDEALSNIPVVVFTGRELSAEEDAELHTMARSIVVKGVESPERLLDETALFLHRVITELPVEKQRMLEKLNSSDEDLIGKTALLVDDDARNIFALSSVLERRGMRVLTATTGREAVTLVESNPEIAIVLMDIMMPQMDGYQTIGVIRENPAFLRLPIIALTAKAMKGDREKCLEAGASDYLAKPVNTDQLLLAIRMWLHR; encoded by the coding sequence ATGAGCGACCTCGATCCCGGAACTGCGTCGCGCTCCGGTCGTCGCGTCCCAAAGCCCAAAATCAACGGTACGTCAGAGCCGGACTCCCGGCAGGAATTGCTGCTCGCGCTGCAAGCCATGCGCAGCGGCGATTTCTCCGTTCGGATGAGCGGAGATTATCTCGGCATCGACGGCAAGATCGCCGACACCTTTAACGAGATCATCGCGGCCAACCAGCGCATGGCGCAGCAGCTCGAGCTGGTCGGCCAGGTGGTCGGACGCGAAGGCAAGACCCGCCAGCGCGTCAAATTCGGTCTCGCCTCGGGCTCCTGGGCCGACATGGAAGGCTCGGTCAACACGCTGATCGACGATCTGCTGTGGCCGACCCGCGAGGTGACGCGCGCGGTCGCGGCCGTGGCGCAAGGCGACTTGCTGCAAACCGTCAAGCTCGACGTCGACGGCCGCCCGCTGCGCGGTGAATTTTTGCAGTCGGCCAACATCGTCAACACCATGATCAAGCAGCTCGGCGTGTTCACCTCCGAGGTGACGCGCGTCGCGCGCGAGGTCGGCACCGAAGGCAAGCTCGGCGGCCAGGCTCAGGTGCCGGAAGTGACCGGCGTCTGGAAGGATCTGACCGAGAGCGTCAACTCGATGGCGAACAACCTGACCAACCAGGTTCGCAACATCGCCGAGGTGACGATCGCGGTCGCCAACGGCGACCTCTCGAAGAAGATCACCGTCGACGTCCGCGGCGAAATCCTCCAGCTCAAGGAAGCCATCAACACGATGGTGGACCAGCTGCGCTCCTTCGCCTCGGAAGTGACACGCGTGGCGCGCGAGGTCGGCACCGACGGCAAGCTCGGCGGCCAGGCCATCGTGCCCGGCGTCGCCGGCACCTGGAAGGACCTGACCGACTCCGTCAACGCGATGTGCGGCAACCTCACCGCCCAGGTTCGCAACATCGCCAACGTCACCACAGCCGTTGCGCGCGGCGACCTGTCGCGCAAGATCACCGTGGACGTGCGCGGCGAAATCCTGGAGCTCAAGGACACCATCAACACGATGGTGGACCAGCTCAACTCCTTCGCCTCCGAGGTGACGCGCGTGGCGCGCGAGGTCGGCACCGAAGGCAAGCTCGGCGGCCAGGCCCAGGTGCCGGGCGTCGCCGGCACCTGGAAGGATCTCACCGACAACGTCAACTTCATGGCGTCGAACCTGACCGCGCAGGTCCGCAACATCGCCGACGTTGCGACCGCGATCGCCGGCGGCGACCTCTCGAAGAAGATCACGGTGAACGTCTCGGGCGAGATCCTTCAGCTGAAGGAAACGCTCAACACCATGGTGGACCAGCTCAACGCCTTCGCCGGCGAAGTGACCCGCGTCGCCCGCGAGGTCGGCACCGAGGGACGGTTGGGTGGCCAGGCCAACGTGCTCGGCGTCGCCGGCACCTGGAAGGACCTGACCGAGAGCGTCAACTCCATGGCGTCGAACCTGACCGCACAGGTTCGCAACATCGCCGAGGTGACGACGGCGGTCGCCGGCGGCGACCTCTCGAAGAAGATCACCGTGGACGTGCGCGGCGAAATCCTGGAGCTCAAGGACACCATCAACACCATGGTGGACCAGCTCAACGCCTTCGCCGGCGAAGTCACGCGCGTGGCGCGCGAGGTCGGCACCGAAGGCAAGCTGGGCGGTCAGGCCGTGGTGCGCGGCGTCGGCGGCACCTGGAAGGATTTGACGGACTCCGTGAACTCGATGGCCTCGAACCTCACCGGTCAGGTCCGCAACATCGCCGAAGTCGCGACCGCGGTCGCCAAGGGCGATTTGTCGAAGAAGATCACCGTGAACGTGTCGGGCGAGATCCTTCAGCTGAAGGAGACGCTCAACACCATGGTCGACCAGCTCAATGCGTTCGCCGGCGAAGTGACGCGCGTCGCCCGCGAGGTCGGCACCGACGGCAAGCTCGGCGGCCAGGCCGACGTGCCCGGCGTCGCCGGCACCTGGAAGGATTTGACGGACTCCGTGAACTCGATGGCGGGCAACCTCACCGCCCAGGTCCGCAACATCGCGGAAGTCGCAACGGCGATCGCGGGCGGTGACCTGTCGCGCAAGATCACGGTGGACGTCCGCGGCGAAATCCTTCAGCTGAAGGACACGCTCAACACGATGGTCGACCAGCTCAACCGCTTCGCGGGCGAGGTGACGCGCGTGGCACGCGAGGTCGGCACCGAAGGCCGTCTCGGCGGCCAGGCCAACGTGCCCGGCGTCGCCGGCACCTGGAAGGATTTGACGGACTCCGTCAATTCGATGGCGGGCAACCTCACCGCCCAGGTCCGCAACATCGCCGAAGTCACCACCGCCGTGGCACGCGGCGACTTGTCCCGCAAGATCACCGTGGACGTGAAGGGCGAAATCCTCGAGCTGAAGAACACCATCAACACCATGGTGGACCAGCTCAACGCGTTCGCCGGCGAAGTCACGCGCGTCGCGCGCGAAGTCGGCACCGAAGGCAAGCTCGGCGGCCAGGCCGAGGTGCAAGGCGTCGCCGGCACCTGGAAGGATCTCACCGACAACGTCAATTTCATGGCCTCGAACCTGACGGCCCAGGTCCGCAACATCGCCGAGGTCGCGACCGCGATCGCCGGCGGCGACCTCTCGAAGAAGATCACGGTGGACGTGCGCGGCGAGATCCTTCTGTTGAAGGACACGCTCAACACCATGGTCGAGCAGCTCCGCTCCTTCGCCGCCGAAGTCACGCGCGTGGCGCGCGAGGTCGGCACCGAGGGCCGGCTCGGCGGCCAGGCCGTCGTGCCCGGCGTCGGCGGCACCTGGAAGGACCTCACCGACAACGTCAACCTCTTGGCCGCGAACCTCACCACGCAGGTCCGCAACATCGCCGAGGTGACCACGGCGGTGGCGCGCGGCGACCTGTCCCGCAAGATCACCGTGGACGTGAAGGGCGAAATCCTCGAGCTGAAAAACACCATCAACACCATGGTGGACCAGCTCAACGCCTTCGCCGGCGAGGTCACGCGCGTGGCGCGCGAGGTCGGCACCGAAGGCGAGCTCGGCGGCCAGGCCCAGGTGCCTGGCGTGGCCGGCACCTGGAAGGATCTCACCGACACCGTCAACTTCATGGCGGCGAACCTGACCGAGCAGGTCCGCGGCATCGTCAAGGTGGTGACCGCGGTCGCGAACGGCGACCTCAAGCAGAACCTCACCGTGAAGTCGAAGGGCGAGGTCGCCGCGCTTGCCGACACCATCAACAACATGACCGAGACGCTCGCGACCTTCGCCGATCAGGTGTCGTCGGTGGCGCGCGAGGTCGGCGTCGAAGGCCGATTGGGCGGTCAGGCCGACGTGCCCGGCGCGGCCGGCACCTGGAAGGACCTCACCGGCAACGTCAACTTGCTCGCGGCCAACCTCACCTCGCAGGTGCGCGCGATCGCGGAAGTTGCGACCGCCGTGACCAAGGGCGACCTCACCCCGTCGATCCAGGTCGATGCCCGCGGCGAGCTCGCCGAACTCAAAGACAACATCAACACGATGATCACGAATCTCCGTCTGACGACGGACGTGAACACCGAGCAGGACTGGCTGAAGACCAACCTCGCAAAGTTCACCAACATGCTTCAGGGCCAGCGCGACCTCGCCACCGTTGGCCGGCTGCTGCTGACCGAGCTGTCGCCGCTGGTGAACGCGCATACCGGCGTGATCTACCAGGTCGAGAGCGAGGACAATCCGCAGCTGCTGCTGCTCGCATCCTATGCCGGCGACGGTGTTTATCCCTACCAGCGCGTGCTGCAATTCGGCGAGGGGCTGGTCGGCCAGTGCGCGCTCGACAGGCGGCCGCGCGTGGTCGCCGAGATTCCGTCCGACGTGGTGCCGATCAACTCGGCGCTGATCCGCGTCGCGCCGAAGAACCTCGTGGTGCTGCCGGTGCTGTTCGAGGGCCAGGTCAAGGCGGTGATCGAGCTTGCTTCGCTTGCCTCGTTCACGACCTCGCAGATGACATTTTTGGAGCAGCTCACCGATTCCATCGGCATCGTGCTCAACTCGATCGAGGCGACGATGCAGACCGAAGGCCTGCTCAAGCAGTCGCAGCAGCTCGCCGGTGAGCTCCAGACCCAGCAACGCGAATTGCAGCAGACCAACGACCAGCTCGAGCAGAAGGCGCAGCAGCTCGCAGAACGCAACGTCGAGGTCGAGCGCAAGAACCAGGAGATCGAGCAGGCCCGCCGCGCGCTGGAGGAAAAGGCCACCGAGCTGGCGCTGACCTCGAAATACAAGTCCGAATTCCTCGCCAATATGAGTCACGAGCTGCGCACGCCGCTGAACTCGATCCTGATCCTCGGCCAGCAGCTCACCGACAACCCGGACGGCAACCTCTCGGCCAAGCAGGTCGAATTCGCCCGCACCATCCACGGCGCCGGCACCGACCTGTTGAACCTCATCAGCGACATTCTCGATCTCTCCAAGATCGAGTCCGGCACGGTGACGGTCGACGCCGAGGAAATCCTCACCGCCAATTTGCTCGAGACCGTCGGACGGCCGTTCCGGCACGAGGCGGAGAACCGCAATCTCTCCTTCAAGATCGACGTCGATCCGAACCTCGCACGCAGCATCGTCACCGACTCCAAGCGCCTCCAGCAGGTCCTGAAGAACCTGCTCTCCAACGCCTTCAAGTTCACCGGCGAAGGCGAAGTGCGGCTGAAGGTGGCCGGCGCGCTCGGCGGCTGGGGCACCGATCACCCGGTGCTGAACTCCGCGCCTGTCGTGATTGCGTTCGAGGTGTCCGATACCGGCATCGGCATTCCGCTGGAGAAGCAGAAGCTGATCTTCGAGGCATTCCAGCAAGCGGATGCCGGCACCAGCCGCAAATATGGCGGCACCGGCCTCGGCCTTGCGATCAGCCGCGAGCTCGCGAGCCTGCTCGGCGGCGAGATCCATCTGCGCAGCGCGCCCGGCAAGGGCTCGACCTTCACGCTCTATCTGCCGCTGAAATATTCCGGCCCGACGCTGGCGCCGCGCGCTAACCCAGCACCGCAGCAATACAACCAGCCTCCGGCGCTTCAGCCGGCGACTACGGCCCCCGACCGTGCCATCGAGCAATTGCCCGACGACCGGCTCAACCTCGAGCCCGGCGACAGCATCCTGCTGATCGTCGAGGACGATCCGCATTATGCGCGCGTGCTGGTCGATCTCGCCCGCGACAAGGGTTTCAAGGTCCTGGTCGCCGCGCGCGGCGCGGAAGCGCTCGAGCTTGCCAAGCAGTATCAGCCGCGCGCGGTGTCGCTCGACGTGTTCCTGCCGGACATGCTCGGCTGGACCGTACTGAGCCAGCTCAAGCACAATCCGCTGACGCGTCACATCCCCGTGCAGATCATCACGCTCGACGAGGACCGCCAGCATGCGCTGGCGCGCGGCGCCTTCTCCTTCGTCAACAAGCCGACCACGACGGAAGGCGTCGCCGCCGCGCTGACGCAGATCAAGGAATATGCGCGGCCGCGGCGCAAGCGCCTCCTGATCGTCGAGGACAACGAAGCCGAACAGCTCTCGATCCGGGAGCTGCTGCATCACGACGACATCGAGATCGTGACGACTGACACCGGCGCCGGTGCCCTCTCGACCTTGCGCGAGGCACCCTGCGATTGCGTGGTGCTCGACCTGCGGCTGCCCGACATGAGCGGCTTCGAGGTGCTCGATCAGATTCGCCACGACGAAGCGCTGTCGAACATTCCCGTGGTGGTGTTCACGGGCCGCGAGCTGTCGGCCGAGGAGGATGCGGAACTCCACACCATGGCACGCAGCATCGTGGTCAAGGGCGTGGAGTCGCCGGAGCGCCTGCTCGA